A window of Thermincola ferriacetica contains these coding sequences:
- a CDS encoding heavy-metal-associated domain-containing protein: MTSTIFTVEGVACQHCKKAVEMALQTLEGVKNASLNLEAKTVDIEFDPRITNEQRLKDAIKDAGYAVK; the protein is encoded by the coding sequence ATGACTTCAACGATATTTACCGTTGAGGGTGTGGCCTGTCAGCATTGCAAAAAAGCAGTGGAAATGGCATTACAAACGTTGGAGGGGGTAAAAAACGCCAGCTTGAATCTGGAAGCAAAAACTGTAGATATAGAGTTTGACCCCCGGATAACCAATGAGCAGCGCCTGAAGGATGCGATAAAGGATGCCGGGTATGCAGTGAAATAA
- a CDS encoding ABC1 kinase family protein translates to MRKIKSFARYQEIAGILIRHGFGYLIDNFETKAKQDGIPKNIKNPLPKRVRLLFEDLGPTFVKLGQLLSMRPDLIPEEYVKEFENLQDKVEEVDYTEIEQQIKAELGDSPHRLFREFSCTPLATASIGQVHKAVLHSGETVAVKVQRPQLPQLISGDIAIMKNIAPVLQEKTIVGKVCDVEEIIDVFERQITKEIDYNIEGLNTDCFFRQFADDEEVSVPKVFWEYTSERVITMEFLQGMRVEEFLKVTKNIGTRERAARNLIGAVFEPLLTKGIFHGDPHPGNAMFDASGKVIMLDFGITGRLDAKLRNQISQLILALDDRDIYAVMEIIKDTGNVTRRINDQHFYEDVAELVERANGVTTGGMELGQLIYGMLKISLQHGIKMPDNMFILGKVVMITESMARKLAPHLDLTEILQPLALSHLRDALQPDFNTGQFYRQLSEAIRGLFALPRNLAQAVQSLARGDTRITFYHRNLNWLYEMLDESSSRISYSLIIASLIVGSALIMHTGKGPLFLGYPALGTIGFIFSTVLGIWIVFELLRTRK, encoded by the coding sequence GTGCGTAAAATCAAGAGTTTTGCAAGGTATCAGGAAATAGCAGGCATATTGATAAGACATGGATTTGGATATCTGATTGACAATTTTGAAACAAAAGCGAAGCAAGACGGTATCCCCAAAAACATAAAAAATCCCCTGCCCAAAAGGGTGAGGCTGCTTTTTGAGGACTTGGGACCTACCTTTGTCAAACTGGGACAACTGCTAAGCATGAGACCGGACCTGATACCGGAAGAATACGTGAAGGAATTTGAAAATCTGCAGGATAAAGTTGAAGAGGTTGACTATACGGAAATAGAACAGCAAATAAAAGCTGAATTAGGAGATTCTCCGCACCGATTGTTTAGGGAGTTTTCTTGCACGCCTTTGGCTACAGCTTCTATTGGCCAGGTGCATAAGGCGGTTTTGCATTCGGGCGAAACCGTTGCTGTGAAGGTACAGCGCCCTCAATTACCGCAGTTGATCTCCGGAGATATTGCCATTATGAAAAACATTGCTCCGGTGCTCCAGGAGAAGACAATTGTCGGAAAGGTATGTGATGTTGAAGAAATAATCGATGTTTTTGAAAGGCAGATAACTAAAGAGATTGATTATAACATTGAAGGACTTAACACCGATTGCTTTTTCAGGCAGTTTGCCGATGATGAAGAAGTGTCTGTACCGAAAGTTTTCTGGGAATATACCAGCGAACGGGTCATTACCATGGAATTTCTTCAGGGAATGCGTGTTGAAGAATTCCTGAAGGTAACAAAGAACATCGGGACCAGGGAACGGGCGGCGAGGAACCTGATCGGGGCCGTATTTGAACCGCTATTGACCAAAGGGATATTTCACGGAGACCCGCACCCGGGAAATGCCATGTTTGATGCTAGCGGTAAGGTTATTATGCTTGACTTTGGTATAACGGGCCGCCTTGATGCCAAGCTCAGAAACCAGATATCCCAGCTTATTCTGGCATTGGATGACCGGGACATATATGCCGTCATGGAAATCATCAAAGATACGGGAAATGTAACCAGGCGCATTAATGACCAGCATTTTTATGAAGACGTGGCTGAACTTGTTGAACGGGCCAACGGTGTTACTACCGGTGGCATGGAACTTGGTCAATTGATTTACGGCATGTTAAAAATATCCCTGCAACATGGTATAAAAATGCCTGACAACATGTTTATTTTGGGTAAAGTTGTTATGATTACGGAAAGTATGGCCCGGAAACTGGCTCCGCACCTGGACCTAACAGAAATCCTGCAGCCTCTGGCTCTTTCCCATTTAAGAGATGCTCTGCAGCCTGATTTTAATACAGGGCAATTTTACCGTCAGTTATCGGAGGCCATCCGTGGGTTATTTGCCCTGCCCAGGAACCTGGCCCAGGCAGTGCAGTCGCTGGCCAGGGGTGATACAAGAATAACTTTTTACCATCGCAACCTGAACTGGTTATATGAAATGTTGGATGAATCCTCTTCCCGGATATCCTACAGCTTGATCATTGCTTCCCTTATTGTGGGATCGGCTCTGATTATGCATACGGGCAAAGGGCCCCTTTTTTTGGGTTATCCGGCATTGGGGACAATCGGATTTATATTTTCTACCGTGCTGGGGATTTGGATTGTTTTTGAGCTTTTACGCACCAGAAAATAA
- a CDS encoding Lrp/AsnC family transcriptional regulator has product MEETKKQILEILQGNSRLQPAQIAAMLNIETAQVEKLIKELEDEKIIVKYHTIINWEKVTDDKVTAFIEVRVTPERGVGFDTVAERIYRFPEVKTVYLMSGGFDLAVLIEGKTMKEVALFVATKLATLDHVQSTATHFVLKTYKQQGVIFEDKEADRRLVVSP; this is encoded by the coding sequence ATGGAAGAAACAAAAAAGCAAATACTGGAAATATTGCAAGGAAACAGCCGGCTTCAACCGGCCCAGATAGCGGCCATGTTAAATATTGAAACGGCACAGGTTGAAAAACTTATTAAGGAACTGGAAGACGAAAAAATAATTGTCAAATATCATACCATCATTAACTGGGAGAAGGTAACAGATGATAAGGTTACTGCCTTTATCGAGGTGCGCGTTACCCCGGAAAGGGGCGTAGGCTTTGATACAGTGGCCGAACGTATCTACCGGTTTCCGGAAGTAAAAACCGTCTACTTGATGTCCGGCGGCTTTGACCTGGCAGTCTTAATTGAGGGAAAAACCATGAAAGAGGTGGCCCTCTTTGTTGCTACAAAGCTGGCCACTTTGGACCACGTCCAAAGTACTGCTACTCATTTTGTGCTGAAAACTTACAAGCAACAGGGTGTCATTTTTGAGGACAAGGAAGCAGACAGAAGGTTGGTGGTTTCACCTTGA
- a CDS encoding aminotransferase class I/II-fold pyridoxal phosphate-dependent enzyme translates to MNWNQKLSPRVKSIPPSGIRRFFDLVSEMSGVISLGVGEPDFVTPWHIREACIYSLEKGYTMYTSNYGLPQLREAIAQDIYKNYKVKYEPKNEVLVTVGVSEAMDLALRAVLDSGDEALIPEPCFVSYSPSTVLAGGVPVAIPTTLENEFRVTAAQIENAITPKTKVLILSYPNNPTGATITREELVEIAKVVEKHDLIVISDEIYDKLTYEGCHTCFSSLSGMRDRTILLNGFSKAYAMTGWRIGYAAGHHEIIAAMTKIHQYAMLCAPVMAQMAALEALTNGEEEMRRMVEHYDRRRRLVLKGFAEIGLDCFEPKGAFYAFPSIKKTGLTSAEFAERLLKEAKVAVVPGDVFGANGEGHIRCSYAASVENLSEAIERIGKFLKNIT, encoded by the coding sequence TTGAACTGGAACCAAAAGTTATCACCCAGGGTTAAAAGCATTCCACCGTCTGGTATAAGACGGTTTTTCGATTTAGTTTCCGAAATGAGCGGGGTTATATCACTGGGAGTTGGTGAACCCGATTTTGTTACTCCCTGGCATATCAGGGAAGCCTGTATTTATTCATTGGAAAAGGGCTATACCATGTATACATCCAATTATGGCTTGCCGCAATTGCGGGAGGCTATTGCCCAGGATATTTACAAAAACTATAAAGTAAAATATGAACCAAAGAACGAAGTGCTGGTCACGGTAGGGGTCAGTGAAGCTATGGACCTGGCGCTTAGAGCCGTATTGGACTCCGGCGACGAAGCACTCATACCCGAGCCTTGTTTTGTATCCTATTCACCATCGACCGTTCTGGCGGGCGGCGTTCCCGTAGCCATTCCCACTACCCTGGAAAATGAATTTCGGGTTACCGCCGCACAAATAGAAAATGCGATTACACCCAAAACAAAAGTTTTAATCCTCAGTTACCCCAACAATCCAACTGGAGCTACTATCACCAGGGAAGAACTGGTCGAAATCGCCAAGGTTGTAGAAAAACACGACTTAATAGTTATATCGGATGAGATCTACGACAAGCTTACCTATGAAGGTTGCCATACCTGTTTTTCTTCCCTGTCCGGCATGCGGGACCGGACAATTCTGTTAAACGGTTTCTCCAAGGCTTATGCCATGACCGGGTGGCGGATTGGTTATGCGGCTGGGCATCATGAAATAATTGCGGCCATGACCAAAATACACCAGTATGCCATGCTTTGTGCGCCTGTCATGGCCCAAATGGCGGCTCTCGAAGCGCTGACTAACGGTGAAGAAGAGATGCGCAGGATGGTTGAGCATTACGACCGGCGGCGCCGACTGGTTTTGAAAGGTTTTGCGGAAATCGGCCTGGATTGTTTTGAACCGAAAGGGGCTTTTTATGCTTTTCCTTCTATCAAGAAAACGGGCCTGACTTCTGCGGAATTTGCCGAGCGGCTGTTGAAGGAAGCAAAAGTTGCGGTGGTTCCGGGGGATGTGTTCGGCGCCAACGGCGAAGGGCATATCCGGTGTTCTTATGCTGCTTCCGTGGAAAACCTATCGGAAGCTATCGAAAGAATAGGCAAGTTTTTAAAGAACATTACATAA
- a CDS encoding sodium/proline symporter, with product MKLALVLAYVLVLLGCGFISMKKTRTVNDFFLGGRGVGPWLSAFAYGTTYFSAVLFIGYAGKVGWGFGLSALWVTVGNSIIGCYLAWRLLAKRTRDMTLRLNTMTMPEFLEKRYDSPNFKIFAALLIFIFLVPYTASVYMGLSYLFETVFHIPYNYALIAIALLTAVYLTMGGYFAVALTDLVQGIIMIFGVGMLLYYITGAPEVGGFAEAVSRLAAIDPKLAGPVGPPGIIPLASLVILTSLGTWGLPQMVQKFYAIKDEKSINAATWVSTFFAIIIAFGAYFTGAVSRLFNSVLMEKGVNPALDPKYFDMVIPTILTYALPEIAVTIILLLVLSASMSTLASLVLVSSSAISIDLVQGRLAPNISKRTAVLLMRVLCVVFVAVSLGIAIMKPQIILTLMALSWGTVAGAFLAPYLYGLFWKGVTKAGAWAGALTGFAVSLGVSAYFKFDPQMLNKFSPMIGSAAMLIPLVVVPAISLVSEKFPEPHLLKVFGTKAVEEYDLTFAKGTEELVN from the coding sequence ATGAAGTTGGCGTTAGTTCTTGCCTACGTATTGGTGTTACTCGGCTGCGGTTTTATCAGTATGAAAAAGACCCGAACTGTCAATGACTTTTTTTTGGGAGGTCGGGGGGTAGGACCGTGGCTTTCTGCTTTTGCGTACGGAACAACCTATTTTTCTGCTGTACTGTTCATCGGTTATGCTGGTAAAGTAGGGTGGGGCTTTGGGCTTTCGGCATTATGGGTGACTGTTGGCAACAGCATTATAGGCTGCTATCTGGCATGGCGTTTATTGGCCAAAAGAACCAGAGACATGACGCTGCGCCTTAATACTATGACGATGCCCGAATTTCTGGAAAAACGCTATGACAGTCCTAATTTTAAAATATTTGCCGCTTTGCTGATTTTTATTTTTCTCGTACCGTATACAGCTTCTGTTTACATGGGGTTAAGCTACCTTTTTGAAACGGTTTTCCATATTCCTTATAATTATGCTTTGATTGCCATAGCCTTGCTCACAGCCGTTTATCTTACCATGGGCGGATACTTTGCCGTAGCCCTTACTGATTTGGTACAGGGCATTATAATGATTTTCGGTGTTGGGATGCTGCTTTATTATATAACGGGAGCGCCGGAAGTAGGCGGTTTTGCGGAGGCTGTTTCCCGGCTGGCCGCAATAGACCCGAAACTGGCCGGACCCGTTGGGCCTCCTGGTATAATACCCCTCGCTTCACTGGTGATTTTGACCAGCCTTGGCACTTGGGGACTTCCTCAGATGGTACAGAAATTTTACGCCATTAAGGATGAAAAATCAATTAATGCAGCTACCTGGGTCTCTACTTTCTTTGCCATCATTATTGCTTTCGGAGCGTACTTTACCGGCGCTGTTTCCCGGTTATTCAATTCTGTTTTAATGGAAAAAGGTGTTAACCCGGCGTTGGACCCCAAATACTTTGATATGGTTATACCCACAATTTTAACATATGCCTTGCCGGAAATAGCTGTCACAATCATTCTGCTTCTGGTATTGTCAGCGTCTATGTCTACACTTGCGTCCCTTGTTCTGGTTTCCAGTTCGGCTATCTCCATCGATCTGGTACAGGGCAGGCTCGCTCCCAATATCTCAAAAAGAACTGCCGTCTTATTAATGAGAGTGTTGTGTGTGGTCTTTGTAGCCGTTTCACTCGGTATAGCCATTATGAAGCCCCAGATAATCCTAACTCTGATGGCTTTGTCATGGGGGACAGTAGCAGGGGCTTTCCTGGCGCCTTATCTGTACGGCCTGTTTTGGAAAGGCGTTACCAAGGCCGGAGCCTGGGCCGGCGCCTTGACGGGGTTCGCTGTTTCCTTGGGTGTTTCCGCTTATTTTAAATTCGACCCGCAAATGCTGAATAAATTTAGCCCTATGATTGGGTCGGCGGCTATGTTGATACCGCTTGTTGTGGTACCTGCTATCAGCCTGGTAAGCGAAAAATTTCCGGAACCCCATCTCCTTAAAGTATTTGGTACCAAAGCCGTTGAAGAATATGATTTAACTTTTGCGAAAGGGACTGAGGAGTTGGTTAACTAA
- a CDS encoding phenylacetate--CoA ligase family protein: MIWDPHYECMSREDLQAIQLDRLQATVNYAYEKVPYYKALFDEHGVHPQDIKRLEDVHKLPFTGKEALAENYPFGMFAVPMKDVVRLHASSGTTGKQKVVGYTKRDIRTWANLVARIATMAGVTDEDIAQICFGYGLFTGGFGLHYGLEKIGATIIPASTGNTERQITMMQDFGTTALVATPSYALYMAEVAEDMGVDTSRLKLRVGLFGSEPCTESMRKELERRWHIRVTDNYGLTEIGGPGVAGECECGEGMHINEDHFYPEIINPETGEVLGYGEEGELVFTSLTREAFPIIRYRTRDISMLINEPCKCGRTTIRMKKLTGRTDDMLIIRGVNVYPSQIETVLLETEGVAPHYQLIVTRKGYMDDLEVLVEVSENYFTGKFKELEELESSLRSKLNRTLGISARVKLVESRSIERTMGKAKRIIDLRSKD, encoded by the coding sequence ATGATTTGGGACCCGCATTACGAATGCATGAGCAGGGAAGATTTGCAGGCTATCCAGTTGGATCGCCTGCAGGCAACAGTTAATTATGCTTATGAAAAAGTGCCTTATTACAAGGCGCTTTTCGATGAACACGGGGTTCATCCGCAAGATATCAAACGTTTGGAAGATGTTCATAAATTGCCTTTTACCGGCAAAGAGGCCCTGGCCGAAAACTACCCTTTTGGGATGTTTGCCGTTCCCATGAAGGATGTTGTGCGGCTCCATGCGTCATCCGGAACCACCGGCAAGCAGAAAGTAGTGGGATATACAAAACGTGATATCCGTACCTGGGCTAACCTGGTGGCGCGGATTGCGACCATGGCCGGCGTAACTGACGAAGATATTGCCCAGATTTGTTTCGGTTACGGTTTGTTTACCGGCGGTTTTGGATTACACTATGGTCTGGAAAAAATCGGAGCAACTATAATTCCTGCCTCTACGGGGAACACAGAACGGCAAATTACCATGATGCAGGATTTCGGGACTACCGCTTTGGTGGCCACCCCTTCTTATGCGCTTTATATGGCGGAAGTTGCTGAAGATATGGGTGTGGATACATCGAGGTTAAAGCTGCGGGTAGGGTTATTTGGGTCGGAACCTTGTACGGAAAGCATGCGCAAGGAACTGGAACGCCGCTGGCATATACGGGTTACTGACAACTATGGGCTGACGGAAATTGGTGGGCCCGGGGTAGCCGGCGAGTGTGAGTGCGGTGAAGGAATGCATATCAACGAAGACCATTTTTACCCCGAAATAATTAACCCTGAAACAGGTGAAGTATTGGGATATGGTGAAGAGGGGGAACTGGTCTTTACTTCACTGACAAGAGAGGCTTTTCCCATAATCAGGTACCGGACCAGGGACATTTCCATGCTTATTAACGAACCGTGCAAATGCGGCCGGACAACTATCCGCATGAAAAAGTTGACGGGCCGGACCGATGACATGCTGATTATCCGGGGCGTAAATGTGTACCCGTCACAAATCGAGACGGTATTATTGGAGACGGAAGGGGTAGCCCCTCACTATCAGTTAATCGTAACCAGGAAAGGTTATATGGACGATTTGGAAGTACTGGTGGAAGTATCGGAAAATTACTTTACCGGCAAATTTAAGGAACTGGAAGAATTGGAGAGTTCTTTACGGAGCAAGCTGAACAGAACTTTGGGCATCAGCGCCAGGGTAAAACTGGTGGAATCCCGGTCAATTGAAAGGACTATGGGTAAGGCCAAACGGATTATTGACCTGCGCTCGAAAGATTAA
- the iorA gene encoding indolepyruvate ferredoxin oxidoreductase subunit alpha, with translation MRALLTGNEAIARGAYEYGVKVAVGYPGTPSTEILENIAKYEGIKAQWSPNEKVAMEVGAGASIGGARVIVTMKHVGVNVAADPLFTFSYTGVNGGLVLISADDPGMHSSQNEQDNRNYARFAKIPMFEPSDSGECKEMMGEALKVSEVYDTPVMLRTTTRIAHSQSLVELKEPGEITVKEYVKDSGKFVMIPAHARQRRVIVEERLARLKEYAESCPFNEIQMRDARVGIIASGAAYQYVREVMPNVSVLKLGMTYPLPEKLIKDFAARVKHLFVVEELDPFLQDQVALMGLKVRGKDLFSNIGELSPKLIAEKFYSLEETRDFVEKAFLAQPQAWALQDNIPVRPPVMCPGCPHRGVFYVLNKMKLTVMGDIGCYTLGTLPPLEAMDACICMGASIGSALGMEKAHPEMRSKIVSVIGDSTFMHSGITGLLDIAYNKGTTATIILDNRTTAMTGHQEHPGTGKTLQQEETFAVDIPKLVQALGIRRIKVVDPFDLDNLQKILAEETEAAEPSVIIAQRPCALLDKSGGKPLTVDAGACIGCKRCMKLGCPALVAGPEKVSVNAALCTGCGLCAQTCNVGAIRKEGEGIA, from the coding sequence ATGAGGGCATTACTGACAGGGAACGAAGCAATTGCCCGAGGGGCATACGAATACGGAGTCAAAGTCGCTGTGGGATACCCCGGCACACCCAGCACGGAGATATTGGAAAATATAGCAAAATATGAAGGTATCAAAGCCCAGTGGTCGCCAAATGAAAAAGTAGCCATGGAAGTCGGCGCCGGAGCTTCTATTGGCGGGGCCAGGGTTATTGTTACAATGAAGCATGTGGGCGTAAACGTGGCGGCCGACCCGCTTTTTACTTTTTCTTATACCGGTGTAAACGGGGGATTGGTATTAATTTCCGCCGATGACCCCGGGATGCACAGTTCACAAAATGAACAGGACAACCGTAATTATGCCAGGTTTGCCAAAATTCCCATGTTTGAGCCCAGTGACAGCGGGGAATGCAAGGAAATGATGGGGGAAGCCTTAAAGGTTAGCGAAGTATACGATACACCCGTCATGCTGAGAACGACTACCCGCATAGCGCATTCCCAAAGCCTGGTGGAACTTAAAGAACCCGGTGAAATTACCGTTAAAGAATATGTAAAAGACAGCGGAAAATTTGTCATGATTCCCGCCCATGCCCGGCAAAGGCGCGTTATAGTGGAGGAACGCCTGGCCCGGCTTAAAGAATATGCGGAAAGTTGTCCCTTCAATGAAATTCAGATGAGAGATGCCAGAGTGGGCATTATTGCCAGCGGGGCAGCTTACCAGTACGTTAGAGAAGTTATGCCCAATGTATCCGTATTAAAATTGGGCATGACCTATCCCCTGCCCGAAAAGCTGATTAAGGACTTTGCCGCCAGGGTTAAACACCTCTTCGTTGTAGAGGAGTTGGACCCATTTCTGCAGGACCAGGTTGCTCTTATGGGATTAAAGGTCAGGGGCAAAGACCTGTTTTCCAATATTGGCGAGTTAAGTCCGAAATTAATTGCCGAGAAATTTTATTCCCTGGAAGAAACCCGTGACTTTGTGGAAAAAGCCTTCCTGGCTCAGCCGCAGGCCTGGGCGCTGCAGGATAATATTCCTGTCAGGCCTCCTGTTATGTGCCCCGGCTGTCCGCACCGAGGAGTATTTTATGTTTTGAATAAAATGAAGCTGACTGTTATGGGCGATATTGGCTGCTACACCCTTGGCACACTGCCTCCTTTGGAAGCCATGGATGCCTGCATATGTATGGGCGCCAGCATCGGCAGCGCCTTGGGTATGGAAAAGGCCCATCCGGAAATGCGCAGTAAAATAGTATCTGTTATCGGCGATTCTACCTTTATGCATTCCGGCATCACGGGATTACTGGATATTGCTTACAATAAAGGGACCACTGCTACTATAATTTTGGATAACCGGACCACTGCCATGACCGGACACCAGGAACATCCCGGAACAGGAAAGACCCTGCAGCAGGAGGAGACCTTTGCAGTAGATATTCCCAAACTGGTGCAGGCCTTGGGGATACGCCGCATCAAGGTAGTGGATCCCTTTGATTTGGATAACCTGCAAAAAATTTTGGCTGAGGAAACAGAAGCTGCGGAACCTTCTGTAATAATTGCGCAAAGGCCGTGCGCTTTGCTGGATAAGTCCGGTGGCAAACCCTTAACGGTCGATGCCGGTGCGTGTATCGGCTGCAAAAGGTGTATGAAATTAGGATGCCCAGCCCTGGTGGCCGGCCCTGAAAAGGTTTCCGTTAATGCCGCTCTTTGCACGGGGTGCGGATTATGTGCCCAGACCTGTAATGTAGGGGCTATCAGGAAAGAGGGTGAAGGCATTGCTTAA
- a CDS encoding indolepyruvate oxidoreductase subunit beta, whose product MLKEMNILIVGVGGQGTILASKILADVAQQQGYDVKVSEIHGMAQRGGSVVTQVRMGEKIYAPIISEGQADIILAFEQLEALRWVHFLKEEGTLIVNRQVIEPVPVLLGLQPYPAGIIEKLKAHVKDVIDLDALDIAGKCGNKKAVNVVLMGVLAKKMNIPREVWDRALDNKVPARFLELNKQAFEAGWMAG is encoded by the coding sequence TTGCTTAAAGAAATGAACATTTTAATAGTAGGCGTAGGGGGGCAGGGAACTATCCTGGCCAGCAAAATTTTAGCCGATGTTGCCCAGCAGCAGGGATATGACGTAAAGGTTTCCGAGATACATGGGATGGCCCAGCGGGGGGGTAGTGTTGTTACCCAGGTACGCATGGGTGAAAAGATTTATGCGCCGATAATTTCCGAAGGGCAGGCTGATATAATTTTGGCTTTTGAGCAGCTTGAAGCCTTGAGATGGGTGCATTTCCTGAAAGAAGAAGGTACTCTAATTGTTAACAGGCAGGTTATCGAACCGGTACCTGTATTACTCGGCCTGCAGCCTTATCCGGCAGGTATTATAGAAAAATTAAAGGCCCACGTAAAAGACGTAATTGACCTGGATGCTTTGGACATTGCCGGTAAGTGCGGCAACAAAAAGGCGGTTAATGTGGTCCTGATGGGAGTTTTGGCCAAAAAAATGAACATACCCAGGGAAGTATGGGACAGGGCTTTAGATAACAAGGTTCCGGCCAGGTTCCTTGAATTAAATAAGCAGGCCTTTGAGGCCGGCTGGATGGCAGGCTAA
- a CDS encoding DUF1934 domain-containing protein, which produces MRKDILVTVKAKQINEYGEEDSQDFFTTGTLFQKKGAFFIVYNESEVTGMAGTTTSLKVEPNRVTLNRMGSSEQKQVFEEGLKHRGNYITPYGGLSVAVLPSRVEVNLTDTGGSIKLEYELEVENQKISDNALIITVREAGNEKCSGKTER; this is translated from the coding sequence ATGCGAAAGGATATTTTGGTCACGGTAAAAGCCAAGCAAATCAATGAATATGGGGAAGAAGACAGTCAGGATTTTTTTACGACGGGCACTCTCTTTCAAAAGAAAGGCGCTTTTTTTATTGTTTATAACGAATCGGAAGTAACCGGGATGGCGGGAACCACCACTTCCCTGAAAGTGGAGCCAAACAGGGTCACTCTTAACCGCATGGGCTCATCGGAACAAAAACAGGTTTTTGAAGAGGGTTTGAAACATCGGGGAAATTACATCACCCCTTACGGGGGTCTGTCTGTGGCTGTGCTGCCTTCCAGGGTAGAGGTTAACTTGACAGACACAGGGGGAAGTATTAAGCTAGAATATGAATTGGAAGTGGAAAACCAAAAAATAAGTGATAATGCTTTGATTATTACTGTCAGGGAGGCCGGAAATGAAAAGTGTTCTGGAAAGACTGAAAGATAA